A single genomic interval of Bartonella sp. HY328 harbors:
- a CDS encoding TonB-dependent receptor yields the protein MIKSRFRFLWSNSLIAALSAVLLIDSVAAQPITDTPIAEDNNNTVLDPIIITARRREEKIQDSPVSVSVIQQDQLVTGRVSNLEDAAFHAPNVNFNGQGGPLTIRGVGSLGISGGVDRSPAIGLFIDDVFIARPLGYPTLLDGLERVEIVRGSQSVLYGKNTIGGAVNLLSRLPGDKPGAELDLTYASNHEKRVRTAFETPIKGTGLAMRVDASWSLNDGYIVNNYNHHHVSDVDYFTGRIVVAGEISDATRIKIIGDFSQDKSDGGLWYAPLDLAFRHKADHDFTPENNVKSGGFSARIDHDFDAFELTSITAMRGHNFSQYLDGDFTPSPSIIQAQVEKQRQFSQEIRFTSHDNERLRWMGGLFYMHEKFEGTQFFDFAYLPRNLLSRDVFEQTNDTYSAFGEVGYFILPKLELSAGGRLTYDRKDTTSKISTPSGTFMFGNPGFAADEVSFTNFSPEISATWHFSPGNIAYAKISRGYKAGGISPYIEADGRANSYDPETTMSYEIGAKTTMLDGRLTLSAATFYIDWKNQQAVIYTTPFTRVYRNAAAATSKGFEIEGTFAINEEISLSGGYGYTDAKYDDFIDEILRQTYSGNPLPFAPKHSFNTSLNWQHELQNNWLVNAGVDYSYRSSYSFTANNEFRQKPTNIIDAHIGIEKDWWRATLWGKNLSDETYLKNYFNYAGTDMGVAALGRSFGFTLAAKW from the coding sequence ATGATTAAGAGCCGGTTTAGATTTTTATGGTCAAATAGTTTAATTGCAGCGCTTTCTGCCGTTTTATTGATAGATAGCGTGGCGGCGCAACCAATAACCGATACGCCCATTGCAGAAGATAATAATAATACGGTCTTAGACCCAATTATTATTACCGCAAGACGACGCGAAGAAAAAATTCAAGATAGTCCAGTGTCGGTAAGCGTTATACAGCAAGATCAATTGGTGACGGGCCGTGTCTCCAATCTTGAAGATGCAGCATTCCATGCACCAAATGTCAATTTTAACGGCCAAGGTGGGCCACTTACCATACGCGGTGTTGGTTCTCTTGGCATATCAGGCGGTGTGGATCGCTCGCCCGCTATTGGCCTATTTATCGATGATGTCTTTATCGCTCGCCCTTTAGGCTATCCCACTTTGTTAGATGGCTTGGAACGGGTGGAAATTGTGCGTGGCTCGCAATCGGTTTTATATGGCAAAAACACTATTGGCGGCGCGGTTAATCTTTTAAGCCGTTTGCCGGGAGATAAGCCAGGCGCAGAACTTGATTTAACCTATGCCAGCAATCATGAAAAACGCGTTAGAACCGCATTTGAAACACCGATAAAAGGCACTGGTCTTGCTATGCGGGTTGATGCCTCATGGAGCTTAAATGATGGCTATATCGTCAATAATTATAATCATCACCATGTTAGTGATGTGGATTACTTTACTGGTCGCATTGTGGTTGCAGGAGAGATTAGCGATGCAACACGCATAAAAATTATTGGTGATTTTTCGCAAGATAAAAGTGATGGTGGCCTTTGGTATGCGCCGCTTGACTTAGCGTTCAGACATAAAGCCGACCATGATTTTACCCCTGAAAATAATGTTAAATCCGGTGGATTTTCTGCCCGAATTGATCATGATTTTGATGCCTTTGAATTGACTTCAATCACCGCCATGCGCGGTCATAATTTTTCGCAATATCTTGATGGTGATTTTACCCCATCGCCATCAATTATCCAAGCGCAGGTGGAAAAGCAACGCCAATTTAGCCAAGAAATCCGTTTCACGTCACACGATAATGAGCGATTGCGTTGGATGGGTGGCTTATTTTATATGCATGAAAAATTTGAAGGCACGCAGTTTTTTGATTTTGCCTATTTACCGCGTAATCTGTTAAGCCGCGATGTTTTTGAACAAACAAATGATACCTATTCGGCCTTTGGTGAAGTGGGCTATTTTATTTTGCCTAAGCTTGAATTATCAGCTGGTGGTCGTTTAACCTATGACCGCAAAGATACAACATCTAAAATTTCAACGCCAAGCGGTACTTTTATGTTTGGTAATCCAGGTTTTGCCGCCGACGAGGTTTCCTTTACCAATTTTTCACCAGAGATAAGCGCGACTTGGCATTTTTCACCGGGCAATATTGCTTATGCAAAAATAAGCCGTGGCTATAAAGCTGGTGGCATCAGCCCCTATATTGAAGCCGATGGTCGCGCTAATAGTTATGATCCTGAAACCACAATGAGCTATGAAATTGGTGCCAAAACCACCATGCTGGATGGACGTTTAACCCTATCGGCCGCAACCTTTTATATTGATTGGAAAAACCAACAAGCGGTTATTTATACAACGCCATTTACCCGTGTTTATCGCAATGCTGCCGCGGCAACCTCGAAAGGCTTTGAAATAGAGGGTACATTTGCAATAAATGAAGAAATATCGCTGAGCGGCGGTTATGGTTATACAGATGCAAAATATGATGATTTCATTGATGAAATTTTAAGGCAAACCTATAGCGGCAATCCCTTGCCTTTTGCTCCCAAACACAGTTTTAACACCAGTTTAAATTGGCAGCACGAATTGCAAAATAATTGGCTTGTCAACGCTGGGGTCGATTATAGCTATCGCAGCTCCTATTCCTTTACTGCCAATAATGAATTTAGGCAAAAGCCAACCAATATTATTGACGCCCATATTGGCATTGAAAAAGATTGGTGGCGTGCAACCCTTTGGGGCAAAAACCTAAGCGATGAAACCTATCTTAAAAACTATTTCAACTATGCTGGCACCGATATGGGGGTTGCCGCTTTAGGGCGTAGCTTTGGCTTCACTTTAGCGGCTAAGTGGTAA